Proteins encoded by one window of Cloeon dipterum chromosome 4, ieCloDipt1.1, whole genome shotgun sequence:
- the LOC135944023 gene encoding pro-resilin-like isoform X2, with protein MRLAFVCIAAMVGVALAKPQGYDFPSRNSGNGYDNNDRQGFGGSGGGGGGGYPDSTDRNNYRQGNNGYPSTRPSRPRFQQSSTTTRNPFSASPSGYGGQLGGTGFGDRFPSRGQQFANNNGGFSSTTNRPVDQQQPFAGNFDRVTNTGFGGSGPSGFGANNPAIGTTARPIFPDSINSQLPDSPSVNTNFAGNTGFVNSAVNTGRPVSNNVPFGNNNGPSSFSRPNNNNGFGNGVTRPFTGNSNNNRPFNSNNNNNDRFGNNNNNNNRPFGGGSNNNRPFGGSNNNGGFGNNNNGFGGGNGGNTGFGNGGNNGFGGGNNGFGSNSNNINSSPTDDLSEPANYEFSYEVNDPPSGQNFGHTERRQNDDTVGSYFVLLPDGRLQRVEYTAGVGGYRARVTYEDQGGQLRK; from the exons ATGAGA TTGGCGTTCGTTTGTATCGCGGCGATGGTCGGAGTGGCCCTTGCCAAACCGCAGGGCTACGACTTCCCGAGCCGCAACTCCGGCAACGGCTACGACAACAACGACCGCCAGGGGTTCGGTGgtagtggcggcggcggcgggggagGCTACCCTGACAG CACGGACAGGAACAACTACCGCCAGGGGAACAACGGCTACCCTTCAACCCGGCCGTCGCGGCCTCGCTTCCAGCAGTCCAGCACCACCACCAGAAACCCGTTTAGCGCGTCCCCTTCTGGCTACGGAGGTCAGCTCGGAGGAACCGGCTTCGGCGATCGATTCCCTAGCCGTGGTCAGCAGTTCGCCAATAATAATGGCGGTTTCTCCTCCACCACCAACCGACCCGTGGACCAGCAGCAGCCGTTTGCGGGCAACTTCGATCGCGTCACCAACACCGGTTTTGGCGGCTCCGGCCCTTCTGGTTTTGGGGCCAACAACCCCGCTATCGGCACCACCGCCAGGCCCATCTTCCCGGACAGCATCAACAGCCAGCTGCCCGACTCACCCTCTGTAAATACTAACTTTGCAGGCAACACCGGATTTGTAAATAGCGCTGTAAATACTGGCCGCCCTGTTTCCAACAACGTTCCTTTCGGAAATAACAATGGTCCTTCGTCCTTCAGCCGGCCGAACAACAACAATGGCTTTGGAAACGGCGTTACCAGGCCCTTCACAGGCAACTCCAACAACAATAGGCCCttcaacagcaacaacaacaacaacgacCGCTTtggaaacaacaacaacaacaacaacaggcCCTTTGGAGGaggcagcaacaacaacaggcCCTTTGGAGGAAGCAACAACAACGGTGGCTTTggaaacaacaacaacggcTTTGGTGGAGGAAATGGCGGCAACACCGGATTTGGTAACGGCGGCAACAATGGATTTGGCGGCGGCAACAACGGCTTtggcagcaacagcaacaacatCAACAGCAGCCCTACTGATGACCTTTCG gaGCCAGCCAACTACGAGTTCTCGTACGAAGTGAACGACCCTCCGAGCGGCCAGAACTTCGGCCACACCGAGCGGCGCCAGAATGACGACACCGTCGGCTCCTACTTTGTGCTGCTTCCCGACGGTCGTCTCCAGAGAGTCGAGTACACCGCTGGGGTCGGCGGTTACAGAGCCAGA GTAACCTACGAGGACCAAGGAGGCCAGTTGAGGAAGTAG
- the LOC135943920 gene encoding fibrous sheath CABYR-binding protein-like, which yields MKACLIVLAAVVAVVLAEAPAPAPYPPAGYRPAKAFLLPLKFRQRYEAYGPPNPSPSYGPPPQPTEAPAEPEEEPTEAAPEEEPAEEPEAPEEAAPEEETTDAPTEEEEQSTEPPTEEGRASEDNEVAQPTGLYYVLLPDGRLQRVIYSTGAPELGYTAQLRIANVDPIPPAPVYAYGGPLTRILRSAN from the exons ATGAAG GCCTGTCTGATCGTGTTGGCCGCCGTCGTGGCCGTCGTGCTCGCCGAAGCCCCGGCCCCGGCCCCGTACCCGCCCGCTGGCTACCGTCCTGCGAAGGCCTTCCTGCTGCCCCTCAAGTTCAGGCAGCGTTACGAGGCCTACGGACCCCCGAACCCATCCCCTTCCTACGGTCCTCCCCCTCAGCCCACCGAAGCCCCTGCTGAGCCGGAAGAGGAGCCCACCGAAGCCGCCCCCGAGGAAGAGCCCGCCGAAGAGCCCGAAGCCCCCGAAGAAGCTGCCCCTGAAGAGGAAACGACTGATGCACCGACTGAG gagGAAGAACAGAGCACCGAGCCCCCTACTGAGGAAGGCCGTGCCTCCGAGGACAACGAGGTGGCCCAGCCGACCGGCCTGTACTACGTTCTGCTGCCCGACGGCCGCCTCCAGCGCGTCATCTACTCGACCGGCGCCCCTGAACTCGGCTACACCGCCCAGCTGCGCATCGCCAACGTTGACCCCATTCCTCCTGCCCCCGTCTACGCCTACGGAGGCCCCCTGACCAGGATCCTGAGGAGCGCCAACTAA
- the LOC135944023 gene encoding putative uncharacterized protein DDB_G0279653 isoform X1, translating into MRLAFVCIAAMVGVALAKPQGYDFPSRNSGNGYDNNDRQGFGGSGGGGGGGYPDRQVVSQRPQQYTLGTELDLDDELYSSTGGGYSVFNRTDFYPRTAAVNRVQTFFPSSSPPSVVSTAAPLNRFVTSSTDRNNYRQGNNGYPSTRPSRPRFQQSSTTTRNPFSASPSGYGGQLGGTGFGDRFPSRGQQFANNNGGFSSTTNRPVDQQQPFAGNFDRVTNTGFGGSGPSGFGANNPAIGTTARPIFPDSINSQLPDSPSVNTNFAGNTGFVNSAVNTGRPVSNNVPFGNNNGPSSFSRPNNNNGFGNGVTRPFTGNSNNNRPFNSNNNNNDRFGNNNNNNNRPFGGGSNNNRPFGGSNNNGGFGNNNNGFGGGNGGNTGFGNGGNNGFGGGNNGFGSNSNNINSSPTDDLSEPANYEFSYEVNDPPSGQNFGHTERRQNDDTVGSYFVLLPDGRLQRVEYTAGVGGYRARVTYEDQGGQLRK; encoded by the exons ATGAGA TTGGCGTTCGTTTGTATCGCGGCGATGGTCGGAGTGGCCCTTGCCAAACCGCAGGGCTACGACTTCCCGAGCCGCAACTCCGGCAACGGCTACGACAACAACGACCGCCAGGGGTTCGGTGgtagtggcggcggcggcgggggagGCTACCCTGACAGGCAAGTCGTGAGCCAGCGGCCCCAGCAATACACGCTGGGCACGGAGCTCGATTTAGATGATGAGCTGTACAGTAGTACCGGTGGAGGCTATTCCGTGTTCAATCGCACCGACTTTTACCCCCGCACCGCTGCTGTAAATAGAGTGCAAACCTTTTTCCCATCCTCCTCGCCACCCTCGGTGGTCTCGACTGCCGCCCCTCTTAACCGTTTCGTCACCAGCAGCACGGACAGGAACAACTACCGCCAGGGGAACAACGGCTACCCTTCAACCCGGCCGTCGCGGCCTCGCTTCCAGCAGTCCAGCACCACCACCAGAAACCCGTTTAGCGCGTCCCCTTCTGGCTACGGAGGTCAGCTCGGAGGAACCGGCTTCGGCGATCGATTCCCTAGCCGTGGTCAGCAGTTCGCCAATAATAATGGCGGTTTCTCCTCCACCACCAACCGACCCGTGGACCAGCAGCAGCCGTTTGCGGGCAACTTCGATCGCGTCACCAACACCGGTTTTGGCGGCTCCGGCCCTTCTGGTTTTGGGGCCAACAACCCCGCTATCGGCACCACCGCCAGGCCCATCTTCCCGGACAGCATCAACAGCCAGCTGCCCGACTCACCCTCTGTAAATACTAACTTTGCAGGCAACACCGGATTTGTAAATAGCGCTGTAAATACTGGCCGCCCTGTTTCCAACAACGTTCCTTTCGGAAATAACAATGGTCCTTCGTCCTTCAGCCGGCCGAACAACAACAATGGCTTTGGAAACGGCGTTACCAGGCCCTTCACAGGCAACTCCAACAACAATAGGCCCttcaacagcaacaacaacaacaacgacCGCTTtggaaacaacaacaacaacaacaacaggcCCTTTGGAGGaggcagcaacaacaacaggcCCTTTGGAGGAAGCAACAACAACGGTGGCTTTggaaacaacaacaacggcTTTGGTGGAGGAAATGGCGGCAACACCGGATTTGGTAACGGCGGCAACAATGGATTTGGCGGCGGCAACAACGGCTTtggcagcaacagcaacaacatCAACAGCAGCCCTACTGATGACCTTTCG gaGCCAGCCAACTACGAGTTCTCGTACGAAGTGAACGACCCTCCGAGCGGCCAGAACTTCGGCCACACCGAGCGGCGCCAGAATGACGACACCGTCGGCTCCTACTTTGTGCTGCTTCCCGACGGTCGTCTCCAGAGAGTCGAGTACACCGCTGGGGTCGGCGGTTACAGAGCCAGA GTAACCTACGAGGACCAAGGAGGCCAGTTGAGGAAGTAG